A stretch of Lathyrus oleraceus cultivar Zhongwan6 chromosome 6, CAAS_Psat_ZW6_1.0, whole genome shotgun sequence DNA encodes these proteins:
- the LOC127094400 gene encoding flocculation protein FLO11-like, whose amino-acid sequence MYYLDDLRKQGVEFSEFNLDWLPERPPNFMKRPRGPSEKAKQAKKAKLGESSGSRPPVPLTGSSGKFVFLPPSVQIKPIASSIPQPTPIYTNSETPPSTTRPSKQPSQKFNLATTSLPLSEAEMLNETTSPSSSSSPESPPYYNLSSDTESSDPHSPTLAQLQTRAMASQQPTQSIPEPEVTSSPIEDPNTTTSDPPPSETIHAETQPPNSDIPPPNTSAEPQTPTLNLSPPTSPPLASKPENTLPTLEEAIMVFAEASVDKVKSLTINSGISDDPSAVRTH is encoded by the coding sequence ATGTATTACTTAGATGATCTGCGAAAACAAGGAGTTGAGTTCTCAGAGTTTAACTTAGACTGGCTGCCAGAACGCCCTCCAAACTTCATGAAGCGACCACGAGGACCATCTGAGAAAGCGAAGCAGGCGAAGAAAGCGAAGCTGGGAGAATCCtctggatcaagacctccagtACCTCTGACTGGATCTTCTGGTAAGTTTGTTTTTCTCCCTCCTTCTGTACAAATTAAGCCTATTGCTTCCTCTATCCCTCAACCAACACCCATATACACCAACTCagaaactcctccctcaaccaccagaccATCTAAACAACCCTCTCAAAAATTTAACCTAGCCACCACCTCTCTACCCCTTTCGGAAGCAGAAATGTTAAACGAAACAACCTCACCCTCTTCATCTTCCTCTCCAGAATCACCACCCTACTATAACCTTTCCTCAGATACTGAATCATCTGACCCTCACTCTCCAACTCTGGCTCAGCTCCAAACACGTGctatggcctctcaacagccAACACAATCCATTCCTGAACCAGAAGTCACCTCATCACCCATAGAAGACCCAAACACAACCACATCTGACCCTCCACCATCTGAAACAATTCACGCTGAAACACAACCACCCAACTCTGACATACCCCCACCAAATACatccgctgaaccacaaactcccACACTCAACCTAAGCCCACCCACTTCTCCACCCCTAGCCTCTAAACCTGAAAACACCCTACCAACCCTTGAGGAAGCAATAATGGTGTTTGcagaagcttcagttgacaaggtcaagtctctgaccatcaactctggaATCAGTGACGATCCTTCCGCTGTAAGGACTCACTGA